CATCCCGTGCTTGAGCAGGAACTCGCTGGTCTGGAATCCTTCGGGGAGCTTCTGCCGGATGGTCTGCTCGATCACGCGGGGGCCGGCGAAACCGATCAGAGCGCGCGGCTCGGCGAGGATCACGTCGCCGAGGAAGGCGAAGGAGGCGGCCACGCCGCCGGTGGTCGGATCGAGGAGCACGCTGATGTACGGCTTCTGCACCTGGCGGAAGCGGGCCAGCGCGGCCGACGACTTCGCCATCTGCATCAGCGAGAAGATGGCCTCCTGCATGCG
Above is a genomic segment from Deltaproteobacteria bacterium containing:
- a CDS encoding acetyl-CoA carboxylase carboxyl transferase subunit beta, with product RMQEAIFSLMQMAKSSAALARFRQVQKPYISVLLDPTTGGVAASFAFLGDVILAEPRALIGFAGPRVIEQTIRQKLPEGFQTSEFLLKHGMIDAIVHRKEMRDRLAQLLGLLA